The following coding sequences lie in one Acropora palmata chromosome 3, jaAcrPala1.3, whole genome shotgun sequence genomic window:
- the LOC141875756 gene encoding Golgi-associated plant pathogenesis-related protein 1-like → MASRLLLLLLGVQCILGGVHKVYGSFEEDTLEEHNKYRRIHDAPDMSLDYSMNQQATAYAQQLARRGTLHHSSSSQRPGQGENLAMLCRGSQVSAQEAVEMWYKEVCQYNFNNAGWGYGTGHFTQVVWKESVELGIGKATSKGCTYVVGRYRPAGNLMNNFRRNVAKGRFNKSSYCGAGGGNGGGGNGGGGGNGGGGGWGGWKPVGGGGGGWKPVGGGGGGWGQRRR, encoded by the exons ATGGCTTCCCGTCTTTTGCTTCTGTTGTTAGGGGTGCAGTGCATCCTTG GTGGGGTGCACAAGGTTTATG GTTCTTTTGAAGAAGACACTCTAGAAGAACATAACAAGTATCGGAGGATTCACGATGCTCCGGATATGTCGCTAGATTATTCTATGAACCAGCAGGCAACCGCTTACGCTCAGCAACTGGCTCGCAGGGGAACGCTTCACCACTCGAGCTCTAGTCAGAGACCAGGACAGGGTGAGAACCTGGCAATGTTGTGCCGAGGAAGTCAAGTATCGGCTCAGGAGGCCGTCGAGATGTG GTACAAAGAGGTTTGTCAGTACAACTTCAACAATGCTGGCTGGGGCTACGGTACAGGCCATTTTACCCAGGTTGTGTGGAAGGAGAGTGTCGAGCTTGGCATAGGAAAAGCCACCAGCAAGGGATGCACATACGTAGTGGGTCGCTATCGTCCCGCTGGAAATTTAATGAACAATTTCAGGAGAAATGTCGCCAAGGGAAGATTCAACAAGAGTTCCTATTGCGGTGCAGGAGGAGGGAACGGAGGCGGAGGTAACGGTGGGGGTGGTGGCAACGGTGGAGGTGGTGGCTGGGGTGGATGGAAACCTGTAGGGGGAGGTGGTGGTGGCTGGAAGCCCGTAGGAGGAGGTGGTGGAGGTTGGGGCCAACGTCGGCGCTAG